In Gemmatimonadetes bacterium SCN 70-22, a single genomic region encodes these proteins:
- a CDS encoding flagellar hook-basal body complex protein FliE, which translates to MTAPIRAGTGGAPGIGTQRPPGIDTAGERGRRGAVAGTNDSSFGDTLKRALSEVTATQDGARELQERFVRGEPVELHRVMAATEEASIALEMLVQLRNKAVEAYRTLVTMQG; encoded by the coding sequence ATGACGGCACCGATTCGCGCCGGCACCGGCGGCGCGCCGGGGATCGGGACGCAGCGTCCCCCCGGCATCGACACCGCAGGCGAACGTGGAAGGCGCGGCGCCGTGGCGGGCACGAACGACAGCTCCTTCGGCGACACGCTCAAGCGCGCCCTCTCCGAGGTGACGGCGACGCAGGACGGCGCGCGGGAGCTCCAGGAACGGTTCGTCCGTGGCGAGCCGGTGGAGCTGCACCGCGTCATGGCGGCGACGGAAGAGGCGAGCATCGCGCTCGAGATGCTCGTGCAGCTCCGCAACAAGGCGGTCGAAGCCTATCGGACCCTCGTCACCATGCAGGGTTGA
- a CDS encoding flagellar basal body rod protein FlgC, producing the protein MFRTLAVAGSGLSAQRFRMEITAQNIANAETTRTPDGGPYRRRVAELAPAAAPAFAPGVPALPPLVPPGGLGAATREGALVAAAAVGMGGISETGTPDAPDPFPRGIVTRDGTVAFALPSVPAIGRDDAGGVDVTGVVEDMREGALVFDPGHPDADANGYVRMPNVNITEEMVTLMEARRLYEANATVFQASKQMLRRTLDI; encoded by the coding sequence ATGTTCCGCACGCTGGCCGTTGCCGGCAGCGGACTGTCGGCGCAGCGCTTCCGCATGGAGATCACCGCGCAGAACATCGCGAACGCCGAGACGACTCGCACGCCGGACGGCGGTCCCTATCGTCGCCGCGTCGCGGAGCTCGCTCCCGCCGCGGCGCCCGCGTTCGCTCCCGGCGTGCCGGCGCTGCCGCCGCTCGTGCCGCCTGGGGGATTGGGCGCAGCGACGCGTGAAGGTGCCCTCGTCGCCGCGGCCGCGGTGGGGATGGGGGGGATCTCCGAGACGGGGACGCCCGATGCCCCCGATCCCTTTCCGCGCGGCATCGTCACGCGCGACGGGACGGTGGCGTTCGCACTGCCGAGCGTGCCCGCCATCGGGCGCGACGACGCCGGCGGCGTCGACGTGACCGGCGTCGTCGAGGACATGCGCGAGGGCGCGCTCGTCTTCGACCCCGGACATCCGGATGCGGACGCGAACGGCTACGTGCGCATGCCGAACGTGAACATCACCGAGGAAATGGTGACGCTCATGGAGGCGCGGCGCCTGTACGAGGCCAACGCCACCGTCTTCCAGGCCAGCAAGCAGATGCTGCGCCGCACGCTCGACATCTGA